In Terriglobia bacterium, the following proteins share a genomic window:
- a CDS encoding tetratricopeptide repeat protein, whose product MGTSKLISAILLAALSGRPALNQASAPAKKRPQAATQTRPADSLQEAETLLQSQQYAQAEEKLLVAVTAAANNPQAWFDLGFAQSHLDKTTAAITSYRKAVELSPKWFEANLNLGVALARSGDTAGAVPVLKQAVELTPTTGGQQARGRAWLALAEALENAGNDAKGAAAAYDKAFEFKAGGPEMLVRAGVLLGKAGDAAGAESHLRKAAEAGDSAGMAQLINLLAGQKRYADAEVWLSKYLDQNPQDASARVQYARLLASEGKNTEAIAALQAAGQPAGPVVAKELADLYLANKQYKEAEAVLQPLVDNDQRDPQLHLDLGIALLYQLKYAAAESELVKALQLKSDMPEAYGYLADAARENNHYELAIRCLDARAKFLPETPRTIFIRATSYDNLRMYKPAAENYKKFLAVSGGKYPDQEFQARHRLKAIEP is encoded by the coding sequence ATGGGCACAAGTAAACTCATCTCGGCCATCTTGCTGGCAGCGCTCTCCGGGCGGCCCGCGCTGAATCAGGCTTCGGCGCCGGCGAAGAAACGCCCCCAGGCGGCGACGCAAACTCGACCGGCTGACAGCTTGCAGGAAGCCGAAACGCTGCTGCAAAGCCAGCAGTACGCGCAAGCGGAAGAGAAGCTTCTGGTCGCCGTGACCGCCGCCGCGAACAACCCGCAAGCTTGGTTTGATCTGGGCTTCGCCCAGAGTCACCTGGACAAGACCACAGCCGCGATCACTTCGTATCGCAAAGCGGTTGAACTGTCTCCGAAATGGTTTGAAGCCAACTTGAACCTTGGGGTCGCGCTGGCGCGCTCCGGCGATACGGCTGGCGCTGTTCCCGTACTCAAGCAAGCGGTGGAACTTACACCCACCACCGGCGGGCAGCAGGCGCGCGGCCGGGCTTGGCTGGCGCTGGCAGAAGCTTTGGAAAACGCAGGCAATGACGCGAAAGGTGCGGCGGCCGCCTACGACAAAGCTTTCGAATTCAAAGCCGGCGGACCAGAAATGCTGGTACGTGCCGGCGTGTTGTTGGGGAAAGCAGGCGACGCAGCCGGCGCAGAATCGCATTTGCGGAAAGCCGCGGAGGCCGGCGACTCCGCGGGCATGGCGCAATTGATCAACCTGCTGGCCGGCCAGAAGCGGTACGCCGACGCCGAAGTCTGGCTCAGCAAATACCTTGACCAGAACCCGCAAGACGCTTCCGCCCGCGTTCAATATGCGCGACTGCTGGCATCAGAAGGCAAGAATACGGAGGCTATCGCCGCGCTCCAAGCTGCGGGCCAGCCGGCAGGGCCAGTGGTCGCCAAGGAACTGGCTGACCTTTACCTCGCCAACAAGCAATACAAAGAGGCCGAGGCTGTCCTGCAGCCGCTGGTGGACAACGACCAGCGCGACCCGCAGCTCCACTTGGACCTGGGCATCGCGCTGCTCTACCAGCTGAAGTATGCTGCCGCGGAGAGCGAGCTGGTGAAGGCCCTGCAATTGAAATCGGACATGCCTGAGGCCTATGGATACCTGGCGGACGCGGCGCGGGAAAACAATCACTACGAACTCGCCATACGTTGCCTGGACGCCCGCGCCAAATTTTTGCCGGAGACGCCCAGGACTATTTTCATCCGCGCCACATCCTATGACAATCTTAGGATGTACAAACCAGCAGCGGAAAATTACAAAAAGTTTCTGGCGGTGTCCGGCGGGAAATATCCCGACCAGGAGTTCCAGGCCCGGCATCGTTTGAAAGCGATAGAACCATAA
- a CDS encoding M48 family peptidase, producing MTSKIAAIFEQAYRELRPQAPLPEFEVRFFPFSNLNNTIRLRKGRIYARLSDLLEGAPQTVLHSILHILIAKLYRTVIDPVHAARYRRFSGSRAIAAKMHLVRQMRGRKRIAGPAGEHYHLDEIFDHLNLRFFHGLMARPQMTWSGNHSRRRLGHYDPAHNTIVVSRIFDRVNVPRHAIEYLVYHEMLHLRHPVKLRGSRRCVHSREFQAEERLFPQLEQAQAFLKTLGSLE from the coding sequence ATGACTTCCAAGATTGCCGCCATCTTCGAGCAAGCTTACCGTGAGCTGCGTCCGCAGGCGCCTCTGCCGGAATTTGAAGTGCGCTTCTTCCCTTTCAGCAATCTTAACAACACCATCCGCCTGCGCAAGGGACGCATCTACGCGCGGCTGTCTGATCTGCTGGAAGGCGCGCCGCAGACGGTTCTGCATTCCATCCTGCACATACTTATCGCCAAGCTGTACCGCACGGTCATTGATCCTGTGCACGCCGCGCGCTATCGCCGGTTCAGCGGAAGCCGCGCCATCGCGGCCAAGATGCACCTGGTGCGCCAGATGCGCGGGCGCAAGCGCATCGCTGGACCGGCGGGCGAGCACTATCACCTGGACGAAATCTTTGACCACCTGAACCTGCGCTTCTTCCACGGGCTCATGGCCCGCCCGCAGATGACCTGGAGCGGCAACCATTCGCGCCGCCGCCTGGGACACTATGATCCCGCGCACAACACCATCGTAGTGAGCCGTATCTTTGACCGCGTCAACGTGCCTCGCCACGCGATTGAGTACCTGGTTTACCACGAGATGCTGCACCTGCGGCATCCGGTCAAGCTGCGCGGCAGCCGGCGCTGCGTGCATTCCCGTGAATTTCAGGCGGAAGAAAGACTGTTTCCGCAGTTGGAACAGGCACAGGCGTTCCTGAAGACGCTGGGATCTCTGGAGTAA
- a CDS encoding Fe-S-containing protein, with amino-acid sequence MFQALVVTLREGVEAALIVGITLVYLAKIGRQDLRKTVYVALGVAFIASVAGGVAFSYLPISQDTFEGWVMLVAAVLVVGMIVFMMRTARKLKGEIEGKVGALAGGGSRWGLFAFVFLMVFREGLETVVILSGVTLNSTELMSFLGTLAGVALAVVFGVMFVKGSVRVDLRKFFRVTTIILFFVAAQLAISGVHELFETGVIRSSKREMALIGPIVRNDYFFPVTMLALAALMVLLEYRRRKPDASAPSQPAGTASANQNAPANKAEARKQEWTERRERLWANLVVGTAFIFIFMVTAEFIYAEGPKLTEATPVTFDKDGRASIPDKDLAEGDLRRFSADVQGVKVRFLLYRKPDGKVAAIFDACQICGAVGFYKGNNGIVCKNCAAPINPQSVGQPGGCNPIPLQSTQEGDAVVIKVTDLMPQLGQFSH; translated from the coding sequence ATGTTTCAGGCCCTGGTTGTCACATTACGCGAAGGCGTGGAAGCCGCGCTGATCGTCGGCATCACCCTGGTTTACCTGGCTAAGATCGGGCGTCAGGACCTGCGCAAGACGGTCTATGTGGCGCTGGGTGTTGCCTTTATCGCCAGCGTGGCCGGCGGCGTGGCCTTCTCTTACCTGCCTATCAGCCAGGACACGTTTGAAGGCTGGGTCATGCTGGTGGCCGCGGTGCTGGTGGTGGGGATGATCGTCTTCATGATGCGCACCGCCCGCAAGTTGAAAGGCGAGATTGAAGGCAAAGTGGGCGCGCTGGCCGGCGGCGGGTCGCGATGGGGACTATTCGCTTTTGTCTTCCTCATGGTGTTTCGCGAAGGCCTGGAAACCGTGGTCATCCTCTCCGGCGTGACCCTGAATTCCACCGAACTGATGAGTTTCCTGGGCACGCTGGCCGGCGTGGCCCTAGCCGTGGTCTTTGGCGTGATGTTTGTGAAGGGCAGCGTGCGCGTGGACCTGCGGAAGTTCTTCCGCGTCACCACCATTATTCTTTTCTTCGTCGCCGCCCAGTTGGCCATCAGCGGCGTGCATGAGCTGTTTGAAACCGGCGTGATCCGCTCCAGCAAGCGCGAGATGGCGCTGATCGGGCCTATCGTCCGCAATGATTACTTCTTCCCTGTCACCATGCTGGCCCTGGCGGCGCTGATGGTGCTGCTGGAATATCGGCGGCGCAAGCCGGACGCCAGTGCGCCTTCGCAGCCGGCTGGCACGGCCTCAGCCAATCAAAATGCCCCCGCTAATAAAGCCGAGGCCCGCAAGCAGGAGTGGACCGAGCGTCGCGAACGCCTGTGGGCCAACCTGGTGGTGGGCACCGCATTCATCTTTATCTTTATGGTCACCGCCGAGTTTATTTACGCCGAAGGCCCCAAGCTGACGGAAGCCACGCCCGTCACGTTCGACAAAGACGGCCGCGCCAGTATCCCCGACAAAGACCTGGCGGAAGGCGACCTGCGCCGCTTCAGCGCCGACGTACAGGGCGTGAAAGTGCGTTTTTTGCTCTATCGCAAGCCGGACGGCAAAGTGGCAGCGATCTTCGATGCTTGCCAGATCTGCGGCGCCGTGGGCTTTTACAAAGGCAACAACGGGATCGTCTGCAAGAATTGCGCGGCACCCATCAACCCGCAGAGCGTAGGCCAGCCCGGCGGCTGCAATCCGATTCCGCTGCAATCAACCCAGGAAGGCGATGCGGTAGTGATAAAAGTCACAGACCTCATGCCACAGCTCGGACAATTCTCACACTAA